One genomic segment of Bradyrhizobium prioriisuperbiae includes these proteins:
- the tkt gene encoding transketolase, whose amino-acid sequence MNIVPRAPVTDDRQLDRAMANAIRMLSLDAIANAGDGHPGAPLGCAEIATVLFTRHLKCKPSDPAWFDRDRFILSNGHGSMLLYALLYLSGYAAMSIEQIKGFRTLESICHGHPEYAIAHGIEVTTGPLGQGFANGVGMAVAEEYLRGQLGAELVDHFTYVIAGDGCLMEGVAQEALALAGHLRLGRLVVLWDDNAMTNDGGTGLTTSEDIRARFRAAGWHVLDADGHDFESIDLAITEAKSDSRPSIIACTTTIGRGLSRLEGKREAHGGRVFREDTEAARERLGWTYQPFVIPQGILNGWRDSMQMRNEPRYQAWTTRVSRLAPDKRVLLDRLTRGEMPADWQATLMAYKRSAMARPAQPSIRSSDEALATLFGVIPELLSGAADVEGSSCHNDLPAFTADVRGGRFLHYGVREHAMGSLMNGMAAHGGIFPVGATYLAFSDYLRPAIRMAALMGLPVVFVNSHDSIGIGQNGPTHQPVECLASLRAVPNMFVLRPADAVEVAECWEIALGRRNGPSSVILSRQALPPARTVHTDENLSARGAYVLAEASGGARQVSLLATGSEVAVALGARELIEQEGIPTAVISMPCWEAFEQQEENYRCSVLGNGVLRVGIEAAVRIGWDRYIGDSGIFVGMSTFGASGPGEQLFRHFGMTAEAVAAKVLQRLKPGKN is encoded by the coding sequence ATGAATATCGTGCCGCGCGCGCCTGTGACCGACGACCGTCAGCTCGACCGGGCGATGGCCAACGCGATCAGGATGCTGTCTCTCGATGCCATCGCGAACGCTGGCGATGGCCACCCGGGCGCGCCGCTTGGCTGCGCGGAAATCGCGACGGTGCTGTTCACGCGGCATCTCAAATGCAAGCCTTCGGATCCCGCCTGGTTCGATCGCGACCGGTTCATCCTGTCGAACGGCCACGGTTCCATGCTGCTTTATGCGCTGCTCTATCTCAGTGGCTATGCGGCCATGAGTATCGAGCAGATCAAGGGATTTCGCACGCTCGAGTCCATCTGCCACGGCCATCCGGAGTATGCGATCGCGCACGGCATCGAAGTCACCACGGGACCGCTCGGTCAGGGATTTGCGAACGGTGTCGGCATGGCCGTCGCCGAGGAATACCTGCGCGGCCAGTTGGGCGCCGAGCTGGTCGATCATTTCACCTATGTGATCGCCGGTGACGGATGCCTGATGGAGGGGGTGGCGCAGGAGGCCCTGGCGCTGGCGGGACATCTTCGGCTCGGACGGCTTGTCGTGCTGTGGGACGACAACGCCATGACCAATGATGGCGGCACCGGGCTCACCACCAGCGAAGACATCCGCGCGCGCTTCCGGGCGGCAGGCTGGCACGTGCTGGATGCCGACGGTCATGATTTTGAATCGATCGATCTCGCGATCACCGAAGCCAAATCTGACTCTCGGCCTTCCATCATTGCCTGCACCACGACGATCGGGCGCGGGCTGTCGCGTCTTGAAGGCAAGCGGGAGGCGCATGGCGGACGCGTGTTCAGGGAGGACACGGAAGCGGCCCGCGAGCGCCTTGGCTGGACCTATCAGCCGTTCGTCATTCCCCAGGGCATCCTGAACGGTTGGCGCGATTCGATGCAGATGCGCAACGAACCACGCTATCAGGCGTGGACAACGCGCGTCTCGCGACTTGCTCCCGACAAGCGCGTGCTGCTGGATCGTCTGACGCGTGGGGAGATGCCGGCAGATTGGCAGGCCACCTTGATGGCCTACAAGCGATCCGCGATGGCGCGGCCTGCTCAGCCGTCCATCCGGTCATCCGACGAAGCGCTCGCGACTCTCTTCGGAGTCATTCCGGAGTTGCTCAGCGGCGCTGCGGATGTGGAGGGGTCGAGTTGTCATAACGATTTGCCGGCGTTCACGGCGGATGTGCGCGGAGGTCGTTTTCTGCACTATGGCGTTCGCGAACACGCCATGGGATCGCTGATGAACGGGATGGCCGCTCATGGCGGGATTTTTCCGGTCGGCGCGACGTATCTGGCCTTCTCGGATTACCTGCGTCCTGCCATTCGCATGGCCGCGCTGATGGGATTGCCTGTGGTGTTCGTCAACAGCCACGATTCCATCGGCATCGGCCAGAACGGCCCGACGCATCAGCCCGTCGAATGCCTGGCGTCTCTGCGCGCTGTCCCCAACATGTTCGTGCTGCGGCCGGCGGACGCCGTCGAGGTCGCGGAGTGCTGGGAGATTGCGCTCGGTCGGCGCAACGGCCCGTCATCCGTGATCCTGTCGCGCCAAGCGTTACCGCCGGCGCGCACCGTGCACACGGACGAGAATCTGAGTGCGCGCGGCGCCTACGTTCTGGCCGAGGCCAGCGGAGGCGCGCGTCAGGTTTCGCTGCTCGCAACCGGCTCGGAAGTCGCCGTCGCGCTGGGCGCCAGGGAGCTGATCGAGCAGGAGGGTATTCCGACAGCGGTGATATCGATGCCGTGCTGGGAGGCGTTCGAGCAGCAGGAGGAGAATTATCGCTGCAGCGTCCTGGGCAACGGTGTCCTTCGGGTCGGCATCGAGGCCGCCGTCCGGATCGGTTGGGACAGGTATATCGGCGACAGCGGAATTTTCGTGGGCATGTCCACCTTCGGCGCATCGGGGCCGGGCGAGCAGCTGTTTCGCCATTTCGGGATGACCGCAGAGGCGGTTGCTGCGAAGGTCTTGCAGCGCCTCAAGCCCGGGAAGAATTAA
- a CDS encoding peptide deformylase, translating into MMIRPLVKFPDPRLRLVAATIDAFDENLRDLAADLLDTLRAAPGIGITAPHIGVLKRLVVLELSAGDVRTYVNPEIVWSSTDMMSHQEGSVSMPGVVDEVERPARVRISYQDLDGERRTEDADGLLSVCHQHEIDQLDGMFWLQRLSRLKRDRLIKRYEKL; encoded by the coding sequence ATGATGATCCGGCCATTGGTGAAATTTCCCGACCCGCGCCTGCGCCTGGTCGCGGCGACCATCGACGCTTTTGACGAAAATCTTCGCGATCTCGCGGCCGACCTGCTGGACACCCTGCGCGCCGCGCCGGGCATCGGGATCACCGCCCCGCATATCGGCGTGTTGAAGCGACTGGTGGTCCTCGAGCTTTCGGCCGGCGATGTCCGAACCTACGTCAATCCCGAAATCGTCTGGTCTTCCACCGACATGATGTCGCACCAGGAAGGCAGCGTCTCCATGCCGGGCGTCGTGGACGAGGTCGAACGTCCCGCGCGTGTCCGCATCAGTTATCAGGATCTGGACGGCGAGCGGCGGACGGAGGACGCCGATGGCCTGCTGTCGGTCTGCCATCAGCACGAAATCGACCAGCTCGACGGGATGTTCTGGCTTCAGCGGCTGTCACGGCTGAAGCGGGACCGGCTGATCAAGCGCTACGAGAAGCTGTAG